The sequence NNNNNNNNNNNNNNNNNNNNNNNNNNNNNNNNNNNNNNNNNNNNNNNNNNNNNNNNNNNNNNNNNNNNNNNNNNNNNNNNNNNNNNNNNNNNNNNNNNNNNNNNNNNNNNNNNNNNNNNNNNNNNNNNNNNNNNNNNNNNNNNNNNNNNNNNNNNNNNNNNNNNNNNNNNNNNNNNNNNNNNNNNNNNNNNNNNNNNNNNNNNNNNNNNNNNNNNNNNNNNNNNNNNNNNNNNNNNNNNNNNNNNNNNNNNNNNNNNNNNNNNNNNNNNNNNNNNNNNNNNNNNNNNNNNNNNNNNNNNNNNNNNNNNNNNNNNNNNNNNNNNNNNNNNNNNNNNNNNNNNNNNNNNNNNNNNNNNNNNNNNNNNNNNNNNNNNNNNNCCTCAGCGCGTTGCTGAGGGCGTTTTTGGGAACTTCTGCGGACTGGACGGGACTCGAACCCGCGACCTCCGCCGTGACAGGGCGGCATTCTAACCAACTGAACTACCAATCCTTTTACTCTTGACTTCGTCTCTTCGCTGCTGCGTTGTTCCGTTATCGTGGTGCAAAAGTAGAGCGTTAAAACACGTTGCGCAAGCCCTTGCCCGAAAAAAATGTGGCTTCTACTGCGATTAGATCGCTTTTGGCTTGGTTCTCAATCGACTAGCTCGTAAAATTTTTTTTGCGTTGGCGGCTGTCCCGTAGCCTCATTATCGACGAATAGATTTGATGATGACGCGGGCCTTTAGTATCTTTCAAGTTGATTTTCACCTTTCTCTTCTTTAATCATGGTTTTTTCACAAGCTTATACCGAAATGATTAACCGGGCCAACAGTCGATGCAACCTCGACGGGCAGCGGTCCTATCCGCTTCCCTGCCTGGAGATTTTTCTGCTGGATCAGGCCGAGAAAAAAGCGAAGGTTAAAGAAGCCACGGTGTTTGGCCAACTTATCGACATCTTCGACTGGAAGCTAACCCGGAAGCAGCGGAAGACGTACCTGAAGGCCCTTAGCCTGGGGATGACCCTGGTGCTGACTGACCTGTCGAAAACCATTCTGTGGGCCAGTCACAGCTTTCTAAGCATGACTGGCTATACTACCGCTGAGGCTGTGGGCCGGACGCCTAAGTTCTTGCAGGGTGCCGACACCAGCCACTCAGAACTCTCGCGGATTCGGAAACACCTGCGGCAGGCGACCTCTATCGAGGCCAGTCTGGTCAATTACCGGAAAGGCGGTGAGCCCTACCAGTGCCAGGTGTCTATCGATCCGCTGCGCAATAGTCAGGGCGAACTGACCCACTTCATTGCCATCGAGTCAGAGGTGATGATGTAGGCGGGTGCGTAGCAGCTAGGGACAAGCTATGACTTCCCACTTTTATTCCCTACCTTTGCAGCCTGTTAAAAAAATCAAGTGTAAACAAAAAGCTGTCTGACGATGTATTTATCATCTGAAAAGAAACAGGAAATTTTCGCTTCGCACGGTGTTCAGAAGGCTTCGGCTGATACCGGCTCGGCAGAATCTCAGATTGCGTTGTTTACGTACCGGATCAATCACCTGACTGAGCACCTCAAGGCTCACAAGCATGATTATAGCACCCGTCAGGGACTGCTTAAACTGGTAGGTAAGCGTCGCCACATGCTGGACTACCTCCAGCGTAAAGATATCAGCCGCTACCGGGCCATTATTGCGGAACTCGGTATCCGTAAGTAATCGGATCGGTTGCGTCGAACAGGGAACTCTCTAGCGGGTTCCCTGTTTGCATATATGGACATTTCTAAGTAATCATTAGGTGCTGAAAAAAGGACGTTATATGCCATTCATCGGTATTTTCGTGCGCCTCATCTAATAGTTGCCTTCTTTTTCTGAATAATCCGTAGCCCGAAAAGTGACTTTTCGGCTAGGCTTGATTCATAAAGCGAAGTTCCCAAATCCCGGTTATCGCAGGCGGCGTTTGGCCGCATGAGGACCCCGATTCCTCCGATTCAACAGACCGGCGTTGAGCGACCTTCTATTTTGTGGTGCAAGCGGTAGGGTAGAGTCTCTAATTTTTGATGTTTTTAAAGCTGTTGTAGCGCGAAGTAAAACTGTCTGTATGTTTCAAGTCACCACACAAACGGTCGCCCTCCCCGATGGACGGGAGATCACGATTGAAACCGGTAAGCTGGCCCGTCAGGCCGACGGAGCCGTTGTCGTTCGATTGGGCGATACGATGTTGTTAGCCACCGTCGTGGCCAGTAAGGAAGCCCGCGAAGGGATCGACTTCCTGCCGCTGTCGGTCGATTACCAGGAAAAATTTGCGTCTGCCGGTCGGATTCCCGGTAGCTTCCAGCGCCGCGAAGGTCGGCTGTCGGATTACGAAATCCTGATCAGCCGCCTCGTTGACCGGGCGCTGCGCCCCACCTTCCCCGAAAATTACCACGCCGACGTGCAGGTGATGATCACCATGATCTCGGCCGACCCCGAAGTACAGCCCGATCAGCTGGCCGCCTTGGCTGCTTCATCGGCCCTGGCCGTATCCGACATTCCGTTTGGTGGCCCGATTTCGGAAGTACGCGTTGCCAAAATCAACGGCGAATACAAAATCAATCCCTTGACGTCTGAGTTGCAGAACGCCACCCTCGACCTGATTGTCGCTGCCAACGAGCGCGACATCAACATGGTGGAAGGCGAACTGGACGAGGCGCAGGAAAATGAGGTGGTTGAAGCGCTGAAAGTGGCTCACGATGCCATCAAAGCGCAGATTGCCGCCCAGAAAGAACTCGAGGCAAAGGTTGGCAAAACCGAAAAGCGCGAGTACAACCACGAAACGCACGATGAGGAGTTGCGCGCTGCCGTTCGGGCGTTCTGTTACGACAAGATTTACGAGGTAGCGAAGAAAGGGCAGGCCAGCAAGAAGGCCCGCTCGGAAGGCTTCAAAGCCGTTCGCGACGAATATATGGCATCGCTGCCTGAAGGGGCCGAGGTTAACGAAAGCCTGATCAAGACGTATTTCCACGACTTGGTTTGGGAAGCCTCGCGTAACCTGGTACTGAACGAGCGCTACCGCCTCGACAGCCGCAAACTCGACGAGATCCGGCCCATTCAGTGCGAAGTCGATTACCTGCCCCGTGCGCACGGTTCAGCCATCTTCACCCGTGGCGAGACCCAGTCGATGACCACCGTAACGCTCGGCACTAAGCTGGACGAGCAGATCGTTGATCAGCCGCTGACGCAGGGCTACAACAAATTCATGTTGCACTACAACTTCCCTGGCTTCTCAACGGGCGAAGTAAAACCCAACCGGGGTGCCAGCCGCCGCGAAGTTGGCCACGGTAACCTGGCCCACCGCGCCCTCAAAGGCATGCTGCCCGAAGGTCAGGATAACCCGTACACCATCCGTATCGTATCCGACATTCTGGAGTCGAACGGATCGTCGTCGATGGCGACGGTGTGTGCCGGTACGTTGGCGCTGATGGACGCCGGTATCAAAATCAAAGCGCCCATTGCCGGGATCGCGATGGGGTTGATCACCGACGAAGCCACCGGTAAATACGCCGTACTGTCAGACATTCTGGGTGATGAAGATCACCTGGGTGATATGGACTTCAAAGTGACGGGTTCGGAGAAAGGCATCACCGCGGTTCAGATGGACATGAAGGTGAACGGCCTGTCGTACGAAATCCTGACCGAAGCACTGATGCAGGCCCGCGCTGGTCGGCTGCACATTCTGGGCGAGATGAAGAAAGCGCTCGACGCCGTGAAGCCTGACCTGAAATCGTTTGCGCCGCGTGCCTACGTGATCAAGATCGCGCAGGATCAGATCGGTGCCGTGATCGGGCCCGGTGGTAAAGTGGTACAGGAGATTCAGCGTGAATCTGGGGCCACTGTCAACATCGAAGAGCGGGAAGGCGCTGGTTTCGTCAGCATTTTCGCGACCAATAAAGAAAGCATGGACAAAGCCGTTGGCCGCGTTAAAGGCATCACGGCAACGGCTGAAGTAGGCGAAATCTACGACGGTAAGGTGAAAACCATCCAGCCGTTTGGGGCCTTCGTTGAGTTCCTGCCGGGTAAAGACGGGCTTCTCCACATTTCAGAGGTTAAATGGGAGCGCCTGGAAACTATGGACGGCGTCTTTAAAGTAGGGGATGAGGTTCGGGTAAAATTGGTTGAGATTGACAAGAAAACGGGTAAATACCGTTTATCTCGTAAAGCTCTGCTACCGCGCCCGGAGAACAATACGAAAGCCTGAATTGTTGATTAAAAAGGGTAGTAGCGTCTTTTTGAGGGTGTTACTGCCCTACCTACCTCAATAAGCCATGAGACAGCTAAAAATTTCAAAACAGATTACCAACCGCGAGAGCCAATCCCTGGATAAATACCTTCAGGAAATTGGTAAAGTGGACCTGCTCACGCCCGACGAAGAGGTGACCCTCGCCCAGAAGATTCGGGAAGGGGACCAGCTCTCGCTCGAACGCCTGACCAAGGCCAACCTGCGTTTCGTGGTGTCGGTAGCCAAGCAATACCAGAACCAGGGGTTGTCGCTGGGTGACCTGATCAACGAGGGGAACCTCGGCCTGATCAAAGCCGCTCAACGCTTCGACGAAACCCGTGGTTTTAAGTTTATTTCATACGCCGTTTGGTGGATTCGTCAGTCTATTCTGCAGGCCCTGGCCGAGCAGTCGCGGATTGTGCGCCTTCCGCTGAACCGGGTGGGTTCGCTGAACAAAATTTCGAAGACGTTCTCGGATCTGGAGCAGAAATTCGAGCGCGAGCCATCGCCCGAAGAACTGGCTGCGGTACTCGATATCTCGCCGGCTGAAGTGGTTGATACCCTGAAAATTTCGGGTCGTCACGTGTCGATGGATGCGCCGTTTGTGCAGGGTGAAGAAAACAGCCTGCTCGACGTGCTCGAAAACGATGGCGAAGACAAGCCCGATTCAGGCCTGATCAACGATTCGCTCCGTAAAGAAGTGCAACGCGCCCTGTCGACGCTGACCCAGCGCGAAGCCGACGTAATCACGCTCTACTTCGGGCTGAACGGCGAACACGCCATGACGCTGGAAGAGATCGGTGAGAAATTCAACCTCACCCGCGAGCGCGTTCGGCAGATCAAAGAGAAAGCCATCCGCCGCCTGCGCCACACGTCACGCTCGAAAGCGCTGAAGACGTACCTGGGTTAGGCTATACAGCGAACTGGAATGCCCCAAAGATATTTCCGGTTCAGCTAAATTCATTGAAAAACCCCGGCCAGTACTGGCCGGGGTTTTTTGCTGGTAACGCGTGATCACGACCTCGTCTTTGCCGGGCGGTCTGCCTTAGGGGCGGTTGGTGACGTGCGTTTGGGCTGCTCCTGGGTCAGTTGCTGGCGAAGGGACTGATTCTTCTTAAGTGATAAAACCTGTTGCGCCAGGGCCCGTTCGTCGGCCTGCTCCGATGCACTCAGGAGCCGGAGAATGAACGGTGCCAGCATCGAGGGACCGTTGGCCAGGAGGTTCTGCATGACGATCAGGCCAACGGCCGGGGCCAGGCGATGCGTGGCCTGGATGGCTTCCAGCCGGATCGTTTCCTCTTCGTGCGTGGCGTTGGCCAGCCGCACCAGTTCATCGAGCGCATCGACGTGTCTCTGGTAGCCCAACGCCCGAACAGCCTGCTTGCGCAGGTGGGTATGGTGCGTAAACCGTTCGGTCGCGATCACGCGCAGCACCTGCTGTTCGTCGTCGGTGAAGGAAAGGGCAATGGGTTTATCAAATCCGCAGGAACCGGCCAGTAACTGCTGGTTCAACTGGATTCGGAGTTGAATCGCCTTGGTCGGTAGGGTATCGAGCAGGCGTGAGGGGCGACTGAATGAATCGGGAGTTTCCATGATTCGGGATAACGAGTGTGGGTGGTTAGATGAAGACCATGTAGCCGTGGGGGAGCATGGTGCGGTACTGGTTATAGTCGAGGTTGGGTCCACGAACGCCCGTGTTCGAGCGCATCAGGTTGTTGGTATCTTCCAGATGCTGAAGGCCCAGATAATGGCCCACTTCATGCCCAATCAGTTGGCTCAGGACGGCGGTGTTTAGCCGACGTACCCCCGAGGCATCCGTGAAGCCGGTTTTGTCGACGGCGATGCCATCCTTATTGCCCGTTTTGCTGGTCGGTCCGGGAATATCGCCCGCGTAGCCGTTGAACGTACTCCAGTTGAAGGCCTGACACACATACACATCGACGAAATCGTTTTGTACCGACCAGCCAGACAGCAGGTTCCGAAATTCGGTTTCGCTATCCAGCACCGTAAAGCCGCCCGCCTGCGCGTTGTTGATGATGTACCGCTGTACGCCCCGGAGCGTAATGTCGCGCCGTTCGTAGATCTGCCGCATCTGGTCGACCGCCGTGTAGAGATCGTTGTGCTCCTGCGCGCCGAAATCGCCCACTTTGATGATGTTAACGCCATAGGCCAGCATCACCCGCGCGGTAATCTGGCCACTCACAACCCGGCCTGCGGCTGATTCCATGCGGATCTCGATGGCCAGGTCTTCCTTGGCTTTGTATTTATTGTGAATACCGCTCCCGGCCGGTGAACTGAACCAGAAAGACGCCTGCCAGGTCGAAAAAGCCGGGACGACGGGCGCGCTGCCCAGGTCGAAGCCGCCCGACTCGACAAGCGTACCACTCCCGACGGGACCATCCCAAAAACTCCAGTTGACCCGCCGTTTCATGGTGACGGGCACAGCATCGCCGTTGGCTACGGTCACCAGGCACTCGGTCAGGAATGTGTTGGTGGCGGGTTGAAAGGCCCCCCGAACGCTCCACGTACCGGTGACGGTGGCCCCGGCCGGCGCTACCTGTAGAGAAAGCGGATTGGCGGGCAACACATAAAACGACTTGACGAAAGAAGCCTGGCTGCCATCGCCCCGGAACAGATCGACGGTAAATTCGGCCAGGCCAACCGGCAATGTGCGGGTTGAATCAAAGGCCACGGCCACCTGCCCTTTGCGTTGCTCGCCGGGCTGAATCACCTGCTGCACCGTGAAGGGTTCACCCGCCCAGGCAACGTTGATCGACAGGAATTCGACGGGCGGTTCGCCCTGATTGAGGAAGTGAATCAGCAGCGTAAACGTGCGGTTACTCAGCAGGTACGTTGGTTCGGCCGTTACGTTGGTAACGATGAACTTGGGCAGTGCCCTGAAGGCAATATGACGACTGAGCAGCTCAGCTGTGGCACGTTTAAGACCCGTTGGTTTAAGGGCCTTACTGGCATCGTAGCGTCGTAGCCAGGGTTGTAGCTTCTTGGCTTCGGACATGGACAGGCCCAGCGTCTGGCTGATTTCGTCCGGTGAGGCCTTCGCAAAATCGAGTTCGACGTAAGGCGTTGTGTCGGTTTTAGAAAAGGCGTTCCCGGGGGCAGTTCGCAAAAAAGCGTTCCGGGTGGTTGTTTGTGGCGACTCCATTGGCGTTGCGTGGATTAAATGAATACCAATGGCAAGGTAGGCGGGATTTAAGGGGGCTGCTAGCGCTAATCTACTGAGCTTATAGAGGTATAAGTACCTGATTGACAAAGCGGTCGTGTTGCGGTAGTTTACCTGGAAGCCAAGTAAGTTTCCTGTGCTTCATTAACGTCAGGCAATCCTATACGCGGCGACAAGCTCTGGGTGGTTGGCCACCTGCTGGTTGCTACGACCGGAACTGACGCAGGTTGTAGGTGAAGGTCAGCATGAAATACTGGCGCAGCACGAGCGAACGGTTGTCCTCGACGTAGGTCTCCGAGATGGAGCGCCCCACGCTGGTGTTCTGATTCAGCAGGTCGAATACCGATAGCTTCAACTCGCCGTTCTGGTTGCGGAGAAACCGTTGCGCAAGGCTGGCGTTCCAGAGCGTAAACTGCTGATTGAATCCGTCGGACAGCCCACCATAACGCTGGTGGCTGACGTCGGAGCGTACCACCAACCCTTTCCAGACATTCCAGACCACGCTACCCCCGGCCGACTGGGTCGTGAAGGCCGTGTTTAACTGGGGTTGAAGCGTGTTGACCACCCGGTTGAAGCCGTAGTTGTACGAGAGCGTGAAGTCCAGTTTTTCGCCCATGTTGCTGCTCAGTACCACGCCCTGGCTCAGGCCGTAAGTGTTGGCCCGGTTGACCAGCCCGTTGATGACACTCGGCGTTTTGTTGTAGATGAGCGAGGTGTTCAGGTTGAGGTTGCTCTTGATGAACGTCAGCGGGGTGCCGTAGGAGAAAAAGCCGCGCGTGCTTAGCGCTGATTCGGTGTTGATGGGGCGGGTCAGTTGTGTGCCCGGTTGAAGAAACACGCCTTCGCCCGTTGAGGAGACGACACCCGGCACAAACCCGGCGCTGTCGGCGATAAACAATGATGAGCCAATGGGGTCCTGCGTGTAGTTGAGGCTCAGGAGCGCCACCAGACTGCTGGCTTTCTGCACCGACGTTTTAGTGAAACGGGTCGAGAGAGCGTGGGTGTAGCTCTGTTTCAGGTCGGGGTTACCGATAGTCTGTAGGAGCGGGTTGGTGTTGTTGAGTACATTCTGCAACTGCGTGATGCTGGGGGCGTCGGTGCTGGTGCGGTACGTGAACCGGAACCGCAGGTCATCGGCAAAGCGGTAATCGACGGTGGCGGTGGGCAGCAGGTTGGTAAACGCGCGGTTGACCTGCCCCACGCGCGGAAACAACTGATCGCTTTGCAGGTCGGCATATTGCAGGTTCAGGGCGGTCGAGAGGCGCAGCTTGCGGGTGTTCAGGTTGTAGCCGACGCCCGCCCGCTGGGTCAGGTAGTCGTTGTCGAAACGGTTGCTGAGCAGCGAATCGAGCTGATCGAACTGATCCGACAACGGGTTGAAGCGGTACGTGAATCGGTCGGAATTGCTGGTGTTGAGCCCGGCATTGTACGAAAACTGCATAATGCCCTTGCCCACCGGCTCGGTGTAGGTGAGGTTGGCCGACAGCTGATAGCCAGCCGAGGCGGTCTGGGTACGTTGCTGGATAAGCTGGCGGGTGGTATCGCCCTCGAAAAAGTCGTTCAGCGATGAGAGGTTGCTCAAACCGGTTCGGTTGGTAAACGTCGTGCCGATGTTGAGCGACAGGGTACGTCCCCGCAGGGCAAAGCGGTGCCGGTACAGCAGGTTATTCCCGAACGTATAGCCATTGTTAGTAGCCGAATAGGTATTGTTGGCCTGATTGAGCAGTGCGTCGCCCAGCCGGGTATCGCTGTTGGCGAATGAATTCGACTGGTTGGTTTGCAGGCTCAGCCGGGGCGTCATCAGCAGCGAGTTGTTGGGGTCGAAGGTGTATTCCAGCCGGAAATTAAGCCGGTGGTTCAGGTTCGAGCCGTTGTCGGTCGATTGCTCGCGGTAGGTACGTGCCGAGTCGTTGGTGTCCTGAAAATAGGTACGTTGCAGGGCGCTTTCGTTGCGGTTCTGGCTCTGGTTGAGGAAGTAGCTACCCCGAACGGTCAGCTTCTCGCCCCAGTTGTCGGAGTAATTGACACCCAGTGAGTTGGTGGTGTTGATGCCGCTTTGCTGACCCACCAGGAAGTTGTCGGTGTTGGTGGCGCCACCGCCCCCATTACCACCACCGCCTGCGCCGCCGCCCCGGCCCCCGCGTCCGCCACCTGCCCGGCCGCCGGTTCGCCGGCCATTGCCGCCGTTGCTACCGCCCAGCACGCCGAGCAGATCCTGGCTCGAGAAGTTCTGCTGATTAACGTTGTTGCTCTGGCCGATGATGGAGATGCGCCGGTCGCCTTTGAAGAGGTTGACGCTGCCGCCCGCCGCGTAGGTGCCTTCTGTGCCGATACCGCCATACACCTTGCCGAACTGCCCGTTGCGCTTGTCGGGCCGGGTAATGATGTTGATGGTCTTGGTGGTGTTGCCGTCGTCGACGCCCGTGAAACGGGATTGGTCGCTTTGCCGGTCGAACACCTCAATTTTGTCGATCACTTCGGCAGGCAGGTTGCGCAGCGCAATGGCCGGGTCGTCGCCGAAGAACGGCTTGCCATCGACCAGAATTTCGCGCACGTCTTCGCCCTGCACTTTTATGCCATTACTCAAGTCAACGCCCGGCATCTTCTTGAGCAAATCTTCGGCCTGGGCATCGCGGTTGACCTTGAAGGCGTTGGCGTTGAACTGAAGCGTATCGCCTAACTGCTGGGCCGTCGACGTCTTCCCCCGAACAATCACCTCGTTGAGCTGCCGGGCCGTTTCGCCCATCCGAATCGATACCGGTTGCTGCCCGCTCGAATCCAGCCGCACGATGTCGGTCACGTTCATGTACCCCACATACGACGCCTGGAGCCGGTACTGCCCAAGAGGTAATTTATCGAAGGCAAACTGGCCGGCTACATCGGTCACCATACCGCGCCGGAGGCTACTGTCGGGCAGGCTGGTGAGCCGGACGGTAACGCCAATGAGCGTGTCGCCTTTGATGTCGGTCACGGTGCCCCGCAACGCAGCCGTGGTGGGGGTGTTGACAGCGGCAATAGTAGACACGACTGGCGCACTGACCAGCGCCGTATCAGGCCGGGTCGTGTCCCGAACGATACCCGGCAGGGTGTCGGCGGGTGGGGTGGGCACACGCAGCGTATCGGGTTGCTGGGCAAGGCCAACAGTGGTGGTGAGACCCAGCAGCAGGCCGCTCAGGAGGCAGAGGGTGGATAGGCGCTTCATGACGTTGAGAGAAAAAGGGGCGGAGCCAACAGGCCCCGCCCGGTTACGCTACACTAGTTGGTTTCGGGCTGGCTGTTGCCGCCCTGACCCCGTCCCCGGCGGCCCATGTTGGCGGGCATGTCGCGGGTCTGGAGGATATCGCCGGTGCTGCTGGTAACGAGCACCTTACGCGCTTTGTTGGCATCGACCAGCACAACGTAAAACTTGCCCTCTTTGTCTTTGGCCACGCGCCGCACCTCGGCGTTTGGGTACGTTGCCTTGATGTAGGGCAGCACGCTGGTGGGCAGGTCGGTTTGGGCCACCTGCTCCATCTGCCTGAACCGAGGCCCCGCCTGCGCCGTCGTGTCGGTTTGGGCGCGGTTGCCCCGCCGATTCTGCGCGTTGGCGTTGGTGACGAACAGGGCAAACAGGAGTGCAGTGGCAATGAGTGTCTTTTGCATGGGTATTATTTGTTTTGTTGTTTACTGACTTAGGTCCCACGTGGCGCGCTGCCTTGCGGTCGACCGGTACTTTTTTTTCACCGACTGGCCCGGCGGAAAGTACGGCGGGGCATGTCG comes from Fibrella aestuarina BUZ 2 and encodes:
- a CDS encoding sigma-70 family RNA polymerase sigma factor, with amino-acid sequence MRQLKISKQITNRESQSLDKYLQEIGKVDLLTPDEEVTLAQKIREGDQLSLERLTKANLRFVVSVAKQYQNQGLSLGDLINEGNLGLIKAAQRFDETRGFKFISYAVWWIRQSILQALAEQSRIVRLPLNRVGSLNKISKTFSDLEQKFEREPSPEELAAVLDISPAEVVDTLKISGRHVSMDAPFVQGEENSLLDVLENDGEDKPDSGLINDSLRKEVQRALSTLTQREADVITLYFGLNGEHAMTLEEIGEKFNLTRERVRQIKEKAIRRLRHTSRSKALKTYLG
- the rpsO gene encoding 30S ribosomal protein S15; this encodes MYLSSEKKQEIFASHGVQKASADTGSAESQIALFTYRINHLTEHLKAHKHDYSTRQGLLKLVGKRRHMLDYLQRKDISRYRAIIAELGIRK
- a CDS encoding zinc-dependent metalloprotease family protein, giving the protein MRTAPGNAFSKTDTTPYVELDFAKASPDEISQTLGLSMSEAKKLQPWLRRYDASKALKPTGLKRATAELLSRHIAFRALPKFIVTNVTAEPTYLLSNRTFTLLIHFLNQGEPPVEFLSINVAWAGEPFTVQQVIQPGEQRKGQVAVAFDSTRTLPVGLAEFTVDLFRGDGSQASFVKSFYVLPANPLSLQVAPAGATVTGTWSVRGAFQPATNTFLTECLVTVANGDAVPVTMKRRVNWSFWDGPVGSGTLVESGGFDLGSAPVVPAFSTWQASFWFSSPAGSGIHNKYKAKEDLAIEIRMESAAGRVVSGQITARVMLAYGVNIIKVGDFGAQEHNDLYTAVDQMRQIYERRDITLRGVQRYIINNAQAGGFTVLDSETEFRNLLSGWSVQNDFVDVYVCQAFNWSTFNGYAGDIPGPTSKTGNKDGIAVDKTGFTDASGVRRLNTAVLSQLIGHEVGHYLGLQHLEDTNNLMRSNTGVRGPNLDYNQYRTMLPHGYMVFI
- a CDS encoding TonB-dependent receptor domain-containing protein, coding for MKRLSTLCLLSGLLLGLTTTVGLAQQPDTLRVPTPPADTLPGIVRDTTRPDTALVSAPVVSTIAAVNTPTTAALRGTVTDIKGDTLIGVTVRLTSLPDSSLRRGMVTDVAGQFAFDKLPLGQYRLQASYVGYMNVTDIVRLDSSGQQPVSIRMGETARQLNEVIVRGKTSTAQQLGDTLQFNANAFKVNRDAQAEDLLKKMPGVDLSNGIKVQGEDVREILVDGKPFFGDDPAIALRNLPAEVIDKIEVFDRQSDQSRFTGVDDGNTTKTINIITRPDKRNGQFGKVYGGIGTEGTYAAGGSVNLFKGDRRISIIGQSNNVNQQNFSSQDLLGVLGGSNGGNGRRTGGRAGGGRGGRGGGAGGGGNGGGGATNTDNFLVGQQSGINTTNSLGVNYSDNWGEKLTVRGSYFLNQSQNRNESALQRTYFQDTNDSARTYREQSTDNGSNLNHRLNFRLEYTFDPNNSLLMTPRLSLQTNQSNSFANSDTRLGDALLNQANNTYSATNNGYTFGNNLLYRHRFALRGRTLSLNIGTTFTNRTGLSNLSSLNDFFEGDTTRQLIQQRTQTASAGYQLSANLTYTEPVGKGIMQFSYNAGLNTSNSDRFTYRFNPLSDQFDQLDSLLSNRFDNDYLTQRAGVGYNLNTRKLRLSTALNLQYADLQSDQLFPRVGQVNRAFTNLLPTATVDYRFADDLRFRFTYRTSTDAPSITQLQNVLNNTNPLLQTIGNPDLKQSYTHALSTRFTKTSVQKASSLVALLSLNYTQDPIGSSLFIADSAGFVPGVVSSTGEGVFLQPGTQLTRPINTESALSTRGFFSYGTPLTFIKSNLNLNTSLIYNKTPSVINGLVNRANTYGLSQGVVLSSNMGEKLDFTLSYNYGFNRVVNTLQPQLNTAFTTQSAGGSVVWNVWKGLVVRSDVSHQRYGGLSDGFNQQFTLWNASLAQRFLRNQNGELKLSVFDLLNQNTSVGRSISETYVEDNRSLVLRQYFMLTFTYNLRQFRS
- a CDS encoding PAS domain-containing protein; translated protein: MVFSQAYTEMINRANSRCNLDGQRSYPLPCLEIFLLDQAEKKAKVKEATVFGQLIDIFDWKLTRKQRKTYLKALSLGMTLVLTDLSKTILWASHSFLSMTGYTTAEAVGRTPKFLQGADTSHSELSRIRKHLRQATSIEASLVNYRKGGEPYQCQVSIDPLRNSQGELTHFIAIESEVMM
- the pnp gene encoding polyribonucleotide nucleotidyltransferase, which encodes MFQVTTQTVALPDGREITIETGKLARQADGAVVVRLGDTMLLATVVASKEAREGIDFLPLSVDYQEKFASAGRIPGSFQRREGRLSDYEILISRLVDRALRPTFPENYHADVQVMITMISADPEVQPDQLAALAASSALAVSDIPFGGPISEVRVAKINGEYKINPLTSELQNATLDLIVAANERDINMVEGELDEAQENEVVEALKVAHDAIKAQIAAQKELEAKVGKTEKREYNHETHDEELRAAVRAFCYDKIYEVAKKGQASKKARSEGFKAVRDEYMASLPEGAEVNESLIKTYFHDLVWEASRNLVLNERYRLDSRKLDEIRPIQCEVDYLPRAHGSAIFTRGETQSMTTVTLGTKLDEQIVDQPLTQGYNKFMLHYNFPGFSTGEVKPNRGASRREVGHGNLAHRALKGMLPEGQDNPYTIRIVSDILESNGSSSMATVCAGTLALMDAGIKIKAPIAGIAMGLITDEATGKYAVLSDILGDEDHLGDMDFKVTGSEKGITAVQMDMKVNGLSYEILTEALMQARAGRLHILGEMKKALDAVKPDLKSFAPRAYVIKIAQDQIGAVIGPGGKVVQEIQRESGATVNIEEREGAGFVSIFATNKESMDKAVGRVKGITATAEVGEIYDGKVKTIQPFGAFVEFLPGKDGLLHISEVKWERLETMDGVFKVGDEVRVKLVEIDKKTGKYRLSRKALLPRPENNTKA